Proteins from a genomic interval of Oceanispirochaeta crateris:
- the coaD gene encoding pantetheine-phosphate adenylyltransferase, producing MVKAVFPGSFDPPTNGHLNLIKRGSQLFDSLDVVISVNYQKKYLLTPEERFTLINDMIEDIPNVTVTLWDRLIVDYAHNNNIGVIMRGVRAVDDFGYEFELSMLNKQLNPQVETIFLPTDQKYFVLRSSSIKELVQLGADVSKMIPLNVEKLLREKIFDKGKIN from the coding sequence ATGGTAAAAGCAGTGTTTCCCGGTTCATTTGATCCACCGACCAATGGACATTTAAATTTGATCAAAAGAGGATCTCAACTCTTTGATTCCCTGGATGTTGTTATTTCCGTAAACTATCAAAAGAAATATCTACTGACTCCAGAAGAAAGGTTTACTCTAATAAATGATATGATAGAGGACATACCCAATGTGACGGTCACCCTTTGGGACAGGTTGATAGTCGACTACGCTCATAACAATAATATTGGTGTTATAATGAGAGGCGTACGTGCTGTGGATGATTTTGGGTACGAATTTGAACTATCCATGCTGAATAAGCAGCTGAATCCGCAAGTTGAAACGATTTTTCTTCCTACGGATCAGAAGTATTTTGTCCTACGGTCTTCCTCCATCAAAGAACTTGTGCAGCTAGGGGCGGATGTGAGTAAAATGATCCCCCTTAATGTAGAAAAACTTCTGAGAGAAAAAATATTTGATAAGGGTAAAATTAATTAA
- the rpmF gene encoding 50S ribosomal protein L32, with protein sequence MAVPKYKTSKARSKRRRTINMRMGVPTLVSCSNCGNKVLRHRVCPKCGFYKGNQIIEPQDMA encoded by the coding sequence ATGGCAGTACCAAAATATAAAACATCAAAAGCAAGGTCCAAAAGAAGACGTACCATTAACATGAGAATGGGCGTTCCTACTTTGGTATCCTGCAGTAACTGCGGAAATAAAGTTCTTAGACACAGAGTTTGTCCTAAGTGTGGTTTCTACAAGGGTAATCAGATTATTGAGCCTCAGGATATGGCTTAA